The proteins below are encoded in one region of Juglans microcarpa x Juglans regia isolate MS1-56 chromosome 4D, Jm3101_v1.0, whole genome shotgun sequence:
- the LOC121259763 gene encoding abscisic acid 8'-hydroxylase 3-like has product MMLNLSKEELLLQAWNYYDIIIVAVFSIGITLFVSKSLKRRVVIAEKGGIPGRLGLPFLGETFSFLSATNSTRGCYDFVRLRRQWYGKWFKTRLFGKIHVFVPTTVGAKTIFSNDFVQFNKGYVKSMADAVGEKSLLCVPHESHKRIRRLLADPFSMNSLSMFVKKFDKMLCERLDKLAARKSFVVLDFSMRLTFDAMCNMLMSITELSLLRDIERDCTSVSNAMLSFPFMIPGTRYYKGIKARKRLMKTFGEMIMRRRSGRESHEDFLQSMLQRDSYPPNEKLSDTEIMDNLLTLIVAGQTTTAAALMWSVKFLDDNREAQDRLREEQLSISRNKPEGALLTLEDLNSMSYGSKVVKETLRMSNVLLWFPRIALNDCTIEGIEIKKGWHANIDATCIHYDPDLFKHPMHFNPARFDEMQKPYSYIPFGSGPRTCLGMNMAKVTMLIFLHRLTSGYTWKVDDPDTCLEKKAHIPRLRSGCPITLEPLKSGN; this is encoded by the exons ATGATGCTGAATCTGTCAAAGGAAGAGCTACTTCTCCAAGCATGGAACTATTATGATATTATCATCGTTGCAGTGTTTTCTATAGGAATAACTTTGTTTGTctccaaaagtttgaaaagaagAGTCGTGATAGCTGAGAAAGGTGGCATCCCTGGCCGATTGGGGTTGCCTTTTCTGGGTgaaaccttttcttttctttcagcTACTAACAGTACAAGAGGATGCTATGATTTTGTTCGTCTCCGAAGACAGTG GTATGGGAAATGGTTCAAGACAAGGTTATTTGGCAAGATCCACGTGTTTGTCCCAACTACTGTGGGTGCAAAAACGATATTTTCTAATGATTTTGTGCAGTTCAACAAGGGGTATGTGAAATCAATGGCAGATGCGGTTGGAGAAAAGAGCTTGCTTTGTGTGCCGCATGAGAGCCACAAGAGAATTAGGCGTCTTCTGGCCGATCCTTTCTCTATGAATTCTTTGTCCATGTTTGTCAAGAAATTTGACAAAATGCTGTGTGAAAGGCTGGATAAGTTAGCTGCTCGGAAAAGCTTTGTGGTGCTTGACTTCAGTATGAGG TTAACATTTGATGCAATGTGTAACATGCTGATGAGCATCACAGAGTTGTCTTTGCTACGAGATATTGAAAGAGACTGCACCTCTGTATCCAATGCCATGTTGTCATTTCCCTTCATGATTCCTGGCACCAGATACTACAAAGGTATCAAG GCACGTAAAAGGCTGATGAAAACCTTTGGAGAGATGATTATGAGACGGAGGAGTGGAAGGGAATCTCATGAAGACTTCCTGCAGTCCATGTTACAGAGAGACTCATACCCTCCTAATGAAAAGCTCAGCGATACAGAGATTATGGATAACCTTTTGACATTGATAGTTGCAGGGCAGACCACTACTGCAGCAGCACTGATGTGGAGTGTCAAGTTTCTGGATGATAACAGAGAAGCCCAGGACAGGCTCAGG GAAGAACAATTGTCAATATCAAGAAATAAGCCTGAAGGAGCCTTACTCACTCTTGAAGATCTGAACAGCATGTCCTATGGTTCGAAg GTTGTCAAAGAAACATTAAGAATGTCAAATGTCTTGTTGTGGTTTCCTCGTATTGCACTTAATGACTGCACAATAGAAG GTATTGAGATAAAGAAAGGATGGCATGCAAACATTGACGCAACTTGTATACACTATGACCCGGATTTGTTCAAGCACCCAATGCATTTCAATCCTGCAAGATTTGAT GAAATGCAAAAGCCATACAGTTATATACCTTTTGGATCAGGACCAAGGACATGCTTAGGAATGAATATGGCAAAAGTGACAatgttgatatttttacacCGACTGACTAGTGGATATAC GTGGAAAGTTGATGATCCAGATACTTGCCTAGAAAAGAAGGCACATATTCCTAGGCTTAGAAGTGGATGTCCCATAACTCTGGAACCCTTGAAAAGTGGGAATTAG